From a region of the Pristis pectinata isolate sPriPec2 chromosome 2, sPriPec2.1.pri, whole genome shotgun sequence genome:
- the hs3st1 gene encoding heparan sulfate glucosamine 3-O-sulfotransferase 1 isoform X1, translating to MPINWREGLKSEHWLQKILSILRRVSVQPNVEFTPYYLRWCNKSRLKSSVMATLCLGLFLFLFHPAVVPPRPAFDFNRELDSQSPNYVFQSHSIFQPTGFPNGTIQRLPQTVIIGVRKGGTRALLEMLNLHPEVTAAQSEIHFFDWEGNYQKGLQWYSSQMPFSYPNQTTVEKTPAYFTSPKVPERIYNMNPSIRLLLILRDPSERVISDYTQILHNRMQKHKPIKPVEELLIRDGQINVDYKAIDRSLYYIHMQNWLKYFPLSQIHIVDGDKLIRNPFPELEKVEKFLRLSPRINMSNFYFNKTKGFYCLRDGEKEKCLHESKGRTHPQVDPVVLNKLHAFFSEPNQKFFNLVGRTFDWH from the exons ATGCCCATTAATTGGCGTGAAGGTCTGAAGAG tgAGCATTGGCTTCAGAAGATTCTCAGTATACTGCGAAGAGTCTCTGTGCAGCCCAATGTGGAGTTTACTCCCTACTACCTCCGCTGGTGTAATAAATCCAGACTGAAGTCTTCCGTTATGGCTACATTATGCCTGGGGCTTTTTCTGTTCCTGTTCCATCCAGCGGTTGTGCCTCCTAGGCCGGCGTTTGATTTTAATCGCGAACTCGACTCCCAATCCCCAAACTACGTTTTCCAAAGTCATAGCATCTTTCAGCCAACTGGATTTCCCAATGGTACCATTCAGCGACTCCCCCAGACCGTTATCATCGGTGTGCGGAAAGGTGGTACCCGGGCGTTGTTGGAAATGTTGAACCTCCATCCGGAGGTCACCGCCGCCCAAAGTGAGATCCATTTCTTCGACTGGGAAGGGAATTACCAGAAGGGTCTCCAGTGGTATAGCAGTCAAATGCCATTCTCCTACCCTAACCAGACCACGGTCGAAAAGACACCGGCCTATTTCACTTCACCCAAAGTGCCTGAAAGAATCTACAACATGAACCCATCTATTCGGCTCCTGCTCATACTGCGGGATCCGTCGGAGAGGGTTATATCGGACTACACTCAGATATTACACAACCGGATGCAAAAGCACAAGCCGATTAAACCGGTGGAGGAGTTGCTGATTAGAGATGGCCAGATCAACGTTGACTACAAGGCAATTGACCGCAGCTTGTATTATATCCATATGCAAAACTGGCTGAAATATTTCCCCCTCAGCCAGATACACATCGTGGACGGCGACAAGTTGATCAGAAATCCTTTTCCTGAATTGGAAAAAGTGGAGAAATTCCTGAGACTCTCCCCGCGGATTAATATGTCCAATTTTTACTTCAACAAAACGAAAGGATTTTACTGCCTCCGAGACGGTGAGAAGGAAAAGTGTTTGCACGAGTCGAAAGGGAGAACCCATCCGCAAGTAGACCCTGTTGTGCTCAATAAGTTGCACGCCTTCTTCAGTGAACCGAATCAGAAATTCTTCAACTTGGTTGGCAGGACATTCGATTGGCACTGA
- the hs3st1 gene encoding heparan sulfate glucosamine 3-O-sulfotransferase 1 isoform X2: MATLCLGLFLFLFHPAVVPPRPAFDFNRELDSQSPNYVFQSHSIFQPTGFPNGTIQRLPQTVIIGVRKGGTRALLEMLNLHPEVTAAQSEIHFFDWEGNYQKGLQWYSSQMPFSYPNQTTVEKTPAYFTSPKVPERIYNMNPSIRLLLILRDPSERVISDYTQILHNRMQKHKPIKPVEELLIRDGQINVDYKAIDRSLYYIHMQNWLKYFPLSQIHIVDGDKLIRNPFPELEKVEKFLRLSPRINMSNFYFNKTKGFYCLRDGEKEKCLHESKGRTHPQVDPVVLNKLHAFFSEPNQKFFNLVGRTFDWH, from the coding sequence ATGGCTACATTATGCCTGGGGCTTTTTCTGTTCCTGTTCCATCCAGCGGTTGTGCCTCCTAGGCCGGCGTTTGATTTTAATCGCGAACTCGACTCCCAATCCCCAAACTACGTTTTCCAAAGTCATAGCATCTTTCAGCCAACTGGATTTCCCAATGGTACCATTCAGCGACTCCCCCAGACCGTTATCATCGGTGTGCGGAAAGGTGGTACCCGGGCGTTGTTGGAAATGTTGAACCTCCATCCGGAGGTCACCGCCGCCCAAAGTGAGATCCATTTCTTCGACTGGGAAGGGAATTACCAGAAGGGTCTCCAGTGGTATAGCAGTCAAATGCCATTCTCCTACCCTAACCAGACCACGGTCGAAAAGACACCGGCCTATTTCACTTCACCCAAAGTGCCTGAAAGAATCTACAACATGAACCCATCTATTCGGCTCCTGCTCATACTGCGGGATCCGTCGGAGAGGGTTATATCGGACTACACTCAGATATTACACAACCGGATGCAAAAGCACAAGCCGATTAAACCGGTGGAGGAGTTGCTGATTAGAGATGGCCAGATCAACGTTGACTACAAGGCAATTGACCGCAGCTTGTATTATATCCATATGCAAAACTGGCTGAAATATTTCCCCCTCAGCCAGATACACATCGTGGACGGCGACAAGTTGATCAGAAATCCTTTTCCTGAATTGGAAAAAGTGGAGAAATTCCTGAGACTCTCCCCGCGGATTAATATGTCCAATTTTTACTTCAACAAAACGAAAGGATTTTACTGCCTCCGAGACGGTGAGAAGGAAAAGTGTTTGCACGAGTCGAAAGGGAGAACCCATCCGCAAGTAGACCCTGTTGTGCTCAATAAGTTGCACGCCTTCTTCAGTGAACCGAATCAGAAATTCTTCAACTTGGTTGGCAGGACATTCGATTGGCACTGA